DNA from Chaetodon trifascialis isolate fChaTrf1 chromosome 14, fChaTrf1.hap1, whole genome shotgun sequence:
tctctttgcAACCACACACTTAGCAacagagactgacagacagaggaagagtaaaaataaagttttaaagaAAAAGTATCAGTTTACAATGCTAGCACtaataaaaaaatcataaaacaatGTTCTTGATTGCTGCCAAACTCAGTCTTTTCCTCATCTtaccagcagctgctgtggactgatgccagcctgctgcagtgtgtcacagaCTTTATGGAGTGGACTTTTTCCACACAGACAACCCCAGAACATAAAGTTTCCTGCAAAGAACACACAAGAGCACAGCATTCATTTAGGATTTGTGTCGTGTGCTCCCTCTATGTCTGATGTCATTTTGATTTCTGTACACTAAAGGTTAAATTGAGTTTCTTTTGTCCTCCACAAGGACTTGTGGAGATCTTACCTGTGCTTATTTTACACATGCGTATTTGTTTTATACATAATATTAATTTCAATGTGCCATAATGTGTGAGATGAACAAAATGCTACACATAACCTCTTACTGTTTTAATGGTATCTATCAGGGTGACTGGGTATAGATTAAGGCATATAATGTGCATACATATGTTGCCATACCTAATTTATTCCATTCAGGTTCAGCCATGCGGATCACCCTCAATTTCCCGTCCTCTGTGTACTCCATCTGGGAGAGGAAGGCTTGGGCAGGCAGGGGTGAGTCGGGCGAGTCCTGGGCAAAGGAAACACTGGGTCTCGAGGTGAGCTGGGCATAGCGTTGCAAGGTGGGTCGAACGCGGGACAGTTCATCCTCTATGCCTCTGAGGGAGTCCTGCTGTGTGGGAGGACATAAGAGAGTTTATGATCAGTTATGAGGAACAATAAAGAGGTTTAAGGTGACCACCAAGGAACAGCAGTCACCTAACTGTTAGCCACAAACCTTAAGTAAGCCTGTTATGTAGATAGATAATGTTTGTGGGAGTACCATTAACAAGTTTTCTGTATGTctatgtgtacgtgtgtgtgcatgtgtgtcctcacaTTCTTAGAGCAGGCCTCCACATCAGCAGTAGAGTGCAGGTGCTGGATGCCAGTGTAGAGCTGAAGCAGTTTCAGCTGTGAAGAGCACAGCTGGATTAATGCTGGATCTACTTCCTCCGGGTCTGTAATGCAGAAGCATAAATAGAGACCAACCATTGGTGTATGAATGATATGCAGGCGGGGCTGCATGGGCTGTAAGACTGAATGAACAGAATGAACAAATCATTTGCCACAGATGGACAAAACTAAATAtatgaatacataaataattATAGAATCAAATGTTTACAGTTGGAGAGCAGCAAGATAAACATTTGACTGGCAGCTGATGTGTAACATCAGCTATCATAAGAAGCAAGCCAGGTTTACTTTATCAGTGCTTCATAATGAACGTGCTGATTTCATTAATGCATTACTGTCCGTCAGTCTCAAACCTGGAGTGAATATAATGGGTATTACAACAAAGTAGACAACCTACAGcttcatctatctatctatctatctatctatctatctatctatctatctatctatctatctatctatctatctatctatctatctatctatctatctatctatcgataGATTCATAGATAAATACATGTGTGAATAATATATACAAATGTGTAAATATATCTATAAATTAATAAAGAACCACACAATAAATGAAATTTaacatttatatatttcatgtttaaattGTGATTTActtaatattatattacataatgatttattaatttatttcagtACTTCATTATATAAgtatttacatataaatattttcagttttggcccTTCATGGCTACGGTCTGTGAGCAGACATCAATCAAAGgactcaatcaatcaatcaaaggAGAACAAGGACCACGGATCCTGGCTAAAAGTTAGCCAAGGGAAATCCTTTTTCACTCTCTGTATCAATACATTTTcccttccattttttttttcattgattcaccttgcacacaaacaagcacgCAAACCctaatctcacacacacaagtggcTCTGGCTACAGCCACACTAATACGATCCTCGTCCAGAAAAGCATGTTCGCACTGTTTCAGActgtctcacaaacacacatgcatacatgtgcaCTAAATATTGATGTCTTAATCCGGACATGCAAATGCTCTGAACATCGACAAGTTGCACTCAGTGTGTGTTAAAAAGGCGTCAAGCTCAGACTCTACTGTTGTATGTACTGTTTTCTACATTGTTTCATTTCCGTTGTTAAATTCTGTGAAACTGACACCACGATGTagtgaataaatacataattcCAGCTTTTCGCcttttttgggttgttttttcttcttcagttaCGAGGACATCCTGATGTATCGTAGACATCACGATTGTTACTGTATCATTATCGTGGCAACGGATTGTGAAAGTATggtatcatcattattattatcccACTCTTAATGGTATTAACATTCACATTAGATTTTACATTACATTCctttacatttcaaacatttacctaaggacaattttcaCAAACCAGTTCATGACACTTTAGTTTTAATGTGGTACATCTGAGAAGAGAAGAATATGTTTTCTTAATAATAAACTGATACTTTACCTTGTTGCTTCAGAGTGTCATGTAAGGCACGTGTGATGTTCGTAAGACATGAGACAGGAACATTCTTGTTTGACAGCAGAGACTCCAAAGCCTGAAAGGGAATGTGAAGACTGCAGTTACAAAGGTGACTGTTACTACTGACCACAATATACCTCTCTATTAACATGTGAGGCCAGTACTGAATATTCGATTGTACCTGCTTCTTAATGGCAGGATGTTTGATATCCAGCAGCACACTTCTGGCTTCAGACTCCAAAATATCTGATatgaaaatgtgattaaaacCACACAGAAGAACACAGATTCACCGCTCTCTCATCTCATACCATTGTATCTCCATCTTTATTCTGCTCTCGCTCTTGTATCTCTTACCAGGCTCCACTTCTCTGTTCCTTAGTATAGCAGTCAGTCTCTTTAAGAGGTGCATATCTTTGGCTCGCTCGCTTTTCTTGTCACTGAAATgaggacaacacagagaaatggTGTTTGGATGCACTGCTGGAAGCCCTAATTACAAGGCTGCCTTTAACAACCTGTGGACTGGGGAAGGAATCACTGTAGTGGAAACCTTTggctgtaaaaataaatgatgaccAGTCCAGTTGCCATTATATTCCCTGCCATCAACCATCTCTAGCATGATGCTAATGAAGCTGTTGGCTTGAGCAGGTAAATTATGTGAAAAATAAGTAGCATGTGCCTGAACCTGAGCTATACTATACAAACACAGCGACCAATAACTTAATAGTCGATGCTATCAACACTAACTAACTGACTATATGTTTTTTGTACGGTTTAGACATGTGAGATATAAcaagtgagctttagaggtgctggacTACTCATTTAAAATGCCAGCTGATCTCTGGTACCTTTgaggttcagtgtgtgtgtgtgtgtgtgtgtgtgtgtgtgtgtgtgtgtgtgtgtgtgtgtgtatgtgtgtataccaGTGTTTCTAAAttccggtcctcaggcccccctgccctgcatgttttagatgttacctgcttcaacacacctgattcaaatgatcagctcgttatcaggccactgcagagcttgatgacgagctgatcatttgaatcaggtgtggtggaggagggaaacatctaaaacatgcagggcaggggggcctgagGACGGAATTGAGAAACGCTGGTGTATACCAACCTGAGGGCCAGGTGGAAGGGGATGTTCACTGTCCTCAATGCTCCTGTGATGGGATCAAGCAGACACACCTGCTGGGTGTGGAGTTGCCAACCCTGACTGGTCACACTGTTCACCCCCATCAGACGATAACCAGCATACAGCAACCTGGaagcgcgcacgcacgcacgcacacacacacacacacacacacacacacacacacacaccagatgaCTTATCTCTTATTGTGTGCTGTTCCCCAGTGTGTCGATCTTATTCCCACAGTGTATGTTTCTGTGCTATGCTAATAATGAAGATGCACAGGTGCTGCTTTTTGTGGAGAAACAGCTGTACATGAACACTTTCATTTTGAGAGTACATGGTTTATACCTGCAGTGTTTGCCCACAGTGAAGGCTCCAACTCGAGGCCCCTGCTGCATCCCCCATACCTCCAGGATTCCCCTGCGGGGGGCATAGATGACCAGGAACAGAGCGTGGCGTCTGGGAAGGGAGGTGGAAGGGGAGAACTCCCGATCACCTTGTTCCTCTGGAACTTGCAGCCAGCCCAACTGAGCATCTCGGTAACCTGCAGTTGAATTAATGAAGTTATGCTGAAATCATAGAGACACACTAACAACTTGCAATTCTGAATGCATGACTGCATCACAACTGAATTTAAAGACTGAACTGAGTTTGATAGACAGCACGAAAGGGTTCAATGTGTGCTCTCGGACTACATTAACACTTCAGACGTGTATAACTGTTGTACATTGTTGTTTATGCATTCAAGTCTTGACATGTGAACCATGGTCACTCAATTCTAaaaaagagacaagagaaagaCAATATACAGGAAGAGTAAAAATGCTCTACCTTTGCAAGGTCATGCTGAACCTATTCAATTCTTAACAAAACCTTTACATTATTCATTTCTTAGCGCTTGGCCTTTTCTCTCTACTTTCTCTCACCTTTCCACATTCGAATGGAAATGCCCCTGGCCAAGTCCAGCAGCGTCACTCGGCCGAAATCATCCGTCACTCCAGCCAGCATGTtgcagggggacagacagatggactcACCGTGGCGGCGAGAGTCTGGTAGACCAAATCtggacaggagaggacagacaaaAGGACATCAGCAAGCTACTGTTGCCAACATGGAGCACAACAGAGTATTGCTGCATTTGTGCTGAGATGTCATGATTGGTACCTGATGCTCATTGGCGTCGCAGGCTCCACCTTGGGCTTCTGTTTCTGAACaacctcttcttcactcttacTCTTGTTCCAACCCAACCATccactgagaggaaaacagcaagacagcaatgatgaaaaacagataCAGAGGCAGTGAACAAGAGACAAATAATGAGGAATCCATAGAAGGAGAGGATTAAGGGAGACTAAAGTGTAAGAAAAGGTAATAAGGAGAAGAGACAACACACTTGGATGCAcaagaaagagagtgaaaggACATTCAAGACAGGGTGAAACCAAACTACCCTCCTGTTCAGATAAGCTGGCAAatacagcagcagtgcagcatcCACAGTCTGCCATGaatcaaatgcacacacacaggtgcaccgGACagtcctgtttgtcttttaaacTATGCACCGCACACTGTGAGATGTGCTTGTTagttagtttgttttgttttttctgttttactttgtCTTAACTGCTGTATGTTTTTGGAAATTGCTATTGAACTGAAATTATGTTTGGTAAAATTATTGTTAATGCATGCAGATAATCTTGCTTATACACACAAGGAAGCTTGGTTTtactcacatgcatgcatgcatgcacgcacgcacatacacacctgGCAGCACTGAAGAGGGCAGAGGTGAGTTTACTGGCCACAGCCAGAGCCacgtgagagaggagaggctgggAGCTTCCCTGTCGACAGACAGAGAAGCACCACAGTTGAATTTACTCTCCAAAATGCATTCAAAGGCACACTGTTGTCTTACATTGTGCACTGCAGGTCATTTTCACCACTTATGTTGGAAGATAACACAAAGTACTTAACGTAAATGCACAATTATGTACATGTATTATGTAATTCTTATTGGAAATAAACAGCCTAACTTGCTCCATTTTTTTGTCACTCACTCACCTCTACAGCATAGTAAAAGCCTGTGTACGGCCCACCTCCCACAGTGACATACTGGCTCATGGCAGGGGGGCTTCCCTTGACTGAAGCATTAAATCCCCCCAGGATAGatgcatttttcatctggtCAAACACGCATAGCGTCATAATGCCTAACAGCAGGCGAGATGAACGGAGAACAGGGATGAATGACAGGAATTAGAGCAGTAAATACAGTACTTTGCTGTGAAAGTCAAAGAGTCATTCCATTTTATCCTACCTATCAATTTTTTGCTGCCAATACCGATTGTATTGCACTGTCCATGAGCTACATCGGCCAACACACGACCAATGGACCTGACCACCTCGATCATATGACTCTGTGGTCTTCACTGACACTCCGTTACCAGAAATATTCCTCTCCAACGTGCGTTCATTGTGCAACAAATTGGATGAACGATAACTACTGGTGgggaaaaacattttccattttatttcagaGCTTCACAGAGATGTGGCTGTATGGATCGATACTGGACTCTGGTGACAGATCTTTTCAGCAAAGCTTTTTATACACACAGTGGCTGGTGTGATTATGTGACAGTGATCCTGCAGTACTGGTCTCCTGACCTGGAACCATTTTTCATAAACTGTAAACCTTGTTTCATTCACATTGTTTGCTGTTTACGTTCCACAGCGGGCCAACGTGCATGAGGCACAGTGCATGCTCGCCAACTGTGTGGAGCAGACAAACCTGGGCTCCACAGTTATTGTCCTCAGCCACTTAAACAAAGGTAATCTCAGCCATGAATTTCCCAAATACAGTTTTACAATGCCCACGGCCCAATGTTTTGGATCACTACCATAATACAATCACACCAATCACACCATACCCCAGGCTGGACCAGGACAGACTCATCATTCACTCTCCTGATGGATTATACATTTGTTATGCATTTACAAAGAAACATGACAAAGTCACCCTGCTAAACTTGGCCAGCTCGCAGAAAATGAAAGCTTGCTTAGCTTTGTTTTCAAAGCCAATAAGATGAGCTGGACCTTTGCCTGCACTGCAACTTTTTTCTCTGAATGGATATTTCAAATGcagatttattcaaaattcattttcattcaagcTCAAAATATTTGTGTCCATTGGCCTATATCACTTGATGCCTTGCTAATTACGTCCATGGCATTTCCTTACACTACTTAGCTAGATTTTTTGGTGGACTGCCACTCAATATTGTCAAAATGCTAAAACTATTCCTAAAGTCAGACTAACATTTGATCATGTGATCAGTTATAGCTGACCGACGCATGGAAACTCACCAGAGGAATAATTGTTACATAGCCTTCAAAATGAGACACAACTTACCCGTGCACATATGTACGCATCATTGGTGCGCACTGGCATTTAAACAACTAGCACTACACCTCTGAGCGACACTTTTTACAGTTCTTTAATTCACACCGTCACACTGCCACCTGGTGAAGATCCTAATACACTAGAAAGCAGTCAACTAACCTGTACTGCTGTGCCAGCTGCTATAACAACAAAAACCAGTCAACACACAGCCGATATAGCTCATACACAATCAATTGGTATCAGCGACAAACTAACTATATTCTTTAGTTTAACCAACTaatcctccctccacccccatATTCACAGATGCTACATGTTACATTAATGCACTTTTTTTGGATTACATCTTGGATTACTATTTTGCAAATACTTTGCACATTCCTGAACAAAACTGCACAGCTCTTTCATTTGAATAACGTATTACACAGATTTATTGTtgtcttatttcattgtttattttgcatttatgcTGTTAGACTTGCAGTTCTTTATCATTGTTCTGTTATGTTCATTGTTATGCCTTGAACACACAAGGCACATGCCTTGTATGTGAAAACCTACTTGGCAATAAACCTACTCTGATTCTGATAAATCAAAAGGTGGTTAAGAAAGAGCCAACAAACGGTGTGAACAAAAATCaatcactgaaaaaaaagtctCTTACCCACACTGCTATGGTCCACAATGGTTTCCATGTCCTGCAGACCCCACTTCTTATAGGCCAGGGGAGGAGGCTGGATCACatcactgcctgctgctgccgctggaTGCAAAGTGCAGTTGTACTACTATTTGATTACTAAATCTTTGACAAGGGATTTCAGCAACCATTGCCTTTAGCTAGTACACAAAACTGGGGTGCTGTGCTTTCACTGTAACAAGATCACTTTGGGCCATGAAGCACGTTCACAGGTGGgagcacacacttgcacacagcaCTACTAGATGCTGTGTCATCCAGTCATCTAAGCCTGCATCATGGCAGAGCTTCACAGCTGTTATGGCCCGTACAGCAAActaaacactcacacatgcatggCACGCAGAGTCGTGTTTTGAAACAACTACTGTCACACATTTCTGATAtctgccacacatgcacacctgccTCCCTGAATATAAACACACAAGCATATGAATATAGTGTAAACACTCTACTGTAAGTtgaatgcacacatacacacacaattacacacatgctcatacaAGCAACAGTACCTCTTGCAACCTGGTTCCTGCAGGCACGCAGAGACTGAAAGAGGCTGAAGCCATCAATGGTGACCAGAGCAGCACGGTAGAGGATACTTAACTCTTCATGCTGTGATAGGATCAAATCAGTAATTGTACATTTTTGGGATACGGTCAAAAGCTCTGGAAAAGACAGTACACGAATCTAACCTCAGAATATTTGATCACAGAAATGTTCAAGAATTGATCTCCACATTCACTAATACAGTTAgtgttcagcattttgggaaatggaCTTATTCGCTTTCTAATCAATCACATTAGAAGATATCACTCTAAAACCTGTATGGTAAACATGTACCTCCAATCAGCAGGaagttagcttagtttagcttataAAAAAGACCACAACCAGAGGGGAAATAGCCATCCTGGCTCTGTCAAAAGGTAACAAAATTGACCAACCAGCACTGCTAAGGCTCACTTGTTGGCAAGTTatagttcatttatttatttctcacctaactcttggcaagaaaatgaaaaggcacattttccaaaatgttaaactgttcctttaaatgtGAACATCATTTCTCATTCACAATTCTGACACAACTGCTTGGTGTGTGTATTACCTGCTCAGTTATCCCAGGATGGCGAGGGATCTCATATGTGCGACATTTGAGCCTCAGTACAGGGTCCTCATGCAGCAACTGGGCCAGGAGCAGAACCCCAGTCTGACGAGAAACAATCGCTTTCCCATTTAATACTGACATTCCTGACTATTTATAGAGTACATTGACTGGTTCCATATTCTTTTTTCTGCTAATCATCTGCACAAAAGCACCGCAGTACACAACAAGGAGAGATAACACTGTACTTTAGACTGACGAGGTACCTCTGTGTAGAAGCGCACATAGCCAGAACTGAAACCCACGACTACACATGTCCAGTCAGGCCTCCCTGTGGagctcctacacacacacacacacacacacacacacacacacacacacacacacacacacacacacacacacacacatatataatgtAAAACCAGCTATTATGACATAAACGTACACTTCCAGAGACATCTCTTCAATTTCACATAATAGTAATTCTTACCTTTTCTGGCTTGCCAGTGGTATACAGATAGAgctgctcacacactctctgtagTGAAAAAAACATAGACAAAGTAGGATGTAGTGTCTGTATGACTGAGCTCACTTCACAGCTCCCTCTCACAGGAGACCTAAACCTATCCATCATCTCATGGTTCATTTCGTTTCCCCACAACCGACGACTCTTTATTCTTCTTCCATTATAGTGTGATGATTAATCACTTCGCCTTACATATACTTTCAGCATTTTCAGTCCTTCTGAAGTTAGTCTAGTTTGACTCttagggtgaatcccatttctcttttctacccctaccccttagccctaccccttgtcccttgccccttgaaacggagtgccaaggggtagggccgaaagtcaacccctccaaattgggacaccccttcgacaaccgcgtacgtcatcagtagtcaccgctgcctcttacgtaggcagatgcaACAAGCGTTTGCCGGAGATCTCGGGGAATCATGCCGTCTGCCGCTGTGGTCTGTTGCATGGGCTATTGGGACACATGGATAACTGTGATCTCATGATCTCTGATTTCATATAAACCAGTGATGTTAACGTTACTTGGGTTACAACATCCATATAACACGTTAGCACGGATTGTCGCAATTCGTACACAACTTCAGTGGAGTTACaggctaatgctaccgtcacattcgatttgtgtatgacattcctgcatgttgtatcccataacGCTGTCAATGTAACCGAATATCAGCAGCGAGGTTGCccgaagttattattgataacgttatcactgtagattatcatcagggctgcccacagagcaccgctagtggcattcagcctggcaacggtaaccacgtaactgaagcctcgactactatcgatttttttcgggggattttttacgaggaaaatgaccactacacattgaaacaacgttaaaatagacaataaagtggttttcgtacattttaaaactttattcatggagaaaatacttcGTAAATCaaaatctgtcgtacccctccgtttggagtgtgcctcggaaaaatctccatttggaggagtacatagccctaccacttccccctacccctccgtcataatgggaattgggacacccctacccctccacgtgaacgcgcaaaacggaggggtagggccaagggggagggccaaggggtgaaatgggattcagccttacCCTTCGTCAGTGCTGAGGGTTCCAGTCCAGGACACTGCCAGAGTCATCTCCTCTCTGCCGCTGTCATCTGAGCGCCACTTAGCTGTGAGGATTaacaaacaataataacaataacagtaatATAGACCTCCTCTGTGCACTAAGATATGAGTGTGTGTCCGTTTCAATATCTGACCTGAGAGAAAGACAGCCTTCTGCTCTCGAGCCACGACCAGCAGGTCAGAGCAAGGTGACAGGGACACGACACAGTCCTGCAGCCAGGGTCCACTCTGCCCTGTTGCCCCGTCCTCCACCTGGAGGGTAAAGAGGAAAGTCAGTGGGTAGACACCTTCCAATCTACTCTACCTGTCCCTTTAGCAAGAAATCAAACACTCATTTAATATTCTACTCCATTCCAAAATTCCATGAGCTGCTGTTCAATGTCAGTTCAGTCCCTGACATTTTTCCACCATCATTCAACAATTCAAATGGTTTCAACAAACACTTTGATTAGAAAATATAAGTAATTAACGATCAAGTGGACTGTCGTCAAGTGGACTGATCAACACTGTACATTTGTTAGCAAATGATACAGTTTTACAATACCAGGAAAAGGACAACGTGAGAATAGATGACAAAATACAAAAGGGCTGACCATTTTGGCAGAAGTGGCTTCCTCTTTGCTGTCACCACTGTCCCATGCTGACTCCCAGTCAGACGTATCCCAAGAcagctcattttctgttttggaaaagggaaacagaaattGAATTACAATTAGGTTTAACATGTTACACCATATTTAACATTAATTTGTGACATTGTAATTTCATATGCAGGTGTTATATGGCCGGCTGAAAGATTATTTTATACATGTGgagtatttatgtgtgtttttcatttgtttaattcttTATATGTTTTACTGTAAAGCACAGTGATCTTACCTGTGTATGGTATGtgttatacaaataaaactgacatgACCATGCTGACAGGGCAGCTTGTGCAAATGTGAGGactaataaatatataaaggactgaaaaaaatattattagaGGGGTCCCAGCAGttctgtgtgtgaaagtgttaaAACCATCTGCTAAAAATATTGACTTAATACAAAAGAGGAGAGTTAAAGACATGTCATTCTGCCACAgcaacaaaaagagagaggacaagAGGGGAAGGGTTGACGAGGGTTGTGCCACAGGGAAATAACCTAAAAATATTCAAAGTGGGTGGCTGACAAGGTAAAAGAACAATCAGCAAAATCCAGGACGTGATCCCTTTGCCATAGACATTTACTATGCTTGATGCCCTGGTGCAGTGTGTCTGGTGGATAGTGTTGATGACACATTCTGGATGTCTTGAAGAACACAGATTAAAGCAACTGAGCACAAAACATGCAAGTGTCCTTTCTGTGATTGTGTATGGATATAGCTGCTCTCTTTTGTTGAGCATCCTACAGTGATGCGTTCAGGTGGGATGACTCATCCTCGCCGTTCAGTGTCCTGCTGGTGCTGCGGAGCACAAATAGCTCGATCGACCATTCGCTTTACAAAGTATTGTCATCAAATAACTTGTCTTGGTAACAACAGTCAGGCCATTAAAGGTAGTTGTTATTCATGGCGTTCATGCAAGATGTTGTTCCTGTATTTCTCACATATGCATGGCACTATTTTGTAGCATACTTAAAAAGAACACCTTAAtcaacagaaaactgctgtGCGTTAGAGGGCGGCAGATTGATGTCGCTTAAGATCATGTAATTCTCCCAGCTGTAACCAAAAAGTATGACGTGAACGTTAGTTCACAACAAACGAACTTTCCAACCATTAACCGCCTGGCTGCAACGTTATTTAGCTTTAACTGTTGTTTTTAGTCCTCAGCCCTGCTAGCATTAATTAATCTTAATACGGT
Protein-coding regions in this window:
- the rab3gap2 gene encoding rab3 GTPase-activating protein non-catalytic subunit isoform X1, encoding MSCSLVEFCRLQELKTVRDYLFQSQKTEPAGEKNQTENELSWDTSDWESAWDSGDSKEEATSAKMVEDGATGQSGPWLQDCVVSLSPCSDLLVVAREQKAVFLSAKWRSDDSGREEMTLAVSWTGTLSTDEGECVSSSICIPLASQKRSSTGRPDWTCVVVGFSSGYVRFYTETGVLLLAQLLHEDPVLRLKCRTYEIPRHPGITEQHEELSILYRAALVTIDGFSLFQSLRACRNQVARAAAAGSDVIQPPPLAYKKWGLQDMETIVDHSSVGIMTLCVFDQMKNASILGGFNASVKGSPPAMSQYVTVGGGPYTGFYYAVEGSSQPLLSHVALAVASKLTSALFSAASGWLGWNKSKSEEEVVQKQKPKVEPATPMSIRFGLPDSRRHGESICLSPCNMLAGVTDDFGRVTLLDLARGISIRMWKGYRDAQLGWLQVPEEQGDREFSPSTSLPRRHALFLVIYAPRRGILEVWGMQQGPRVGAFTVGKHCRLLYAGYRLMGVNSVTSQGWQLHTQQVCLLDPITGALRTVNIPFHLALSDKKSERAKDMHLLKRLTAILRNREVEPDILESEARSVLLDIKHPAIKKQALESLLSNKNVPVSCLTNITRALHDTLKQQDPEEVDPALIQLCSSQLKLLQLYTGIQHLHSTADVEACSKNQDSLRGIEDELSRVRPTLQRYAQLTSRPSVSFAQDSPDSPLPAQAFLSQMEYTEDGKLRVIRMAEPEWNKLGNFMFWGCLCGKSPLHKVCDTLQQAGISPQQLLSLLLSVWLQREKEVLQKPEETVRNLHTLLITLSNMTGAVEESWDPQSVSPWWQQVRCTCIQSHNAAAALLAAFVAHHAAKASIASRADSKLQSEWEAVSLELEQWVVCVRQLEDVLVLQTLLLVPPPQGAAGGAAAQCSIKTLLEGGTGGVADSVAKWVFRHSLPPERLKEILQKREDKEAEDKLEQKTGEDRKQQQEEKSQEDTDRTAELLVAVCQRFPHSLSPDLLFAHCCWEYVVQWNKDPEEGRYLCWAVEHLKLVSSPHIQLGISTMMWSTFIVKRLSAAAFLMEKVGKAPKDRLCRRDVGMGDKAVTSFLGCCVQLLQILMEVTGVLVKNHCPLSFMSYYADSAVEEVSAPELSVEEAWCSAEGPVSIAELALEQKGVHYPLVQHHCLLASLLHAAMTFTLRVKPLSLFDSKGKNAFFRDLTTIQLMPSGDMDPCLISIRQEFLLRVLTSWVQAIDDSYSLASGTRSPPLPSSGPSAEWWPTLCLELGCLLQVNPDILRRHLVCELYNQNLDLRAEDVMLEVEDKDVLGSQLLVLTGQRLSYALLHSQSQTQAAMELLARLPPTLCTWLKAMDPSELRCPLVPLSQTSRLVGRLIEILPENHAQYSLALHLLEAVEALTLDN
- the rab3gap2 gene encoding rab3 GTPase-activating protein non-catalytic subunit isoform X3; amino-acid sequence: MSCSLVEFCRLQELKTVRDYLFQSQKTEPAGEKNQTENELSWDTSDWESAWDSGDSKEEATSAKMVEDGATGQSGPWLQDCVVSLSPCSDLLVVAREQKAVFLSAKWRSDDSGREEMTLAVSWTGTLSTDEGECVSSSICIPLASQKRSSTGRPDWTCVVVGFSSGYVRFYTETGVLLLAQLLHEDPVLRLKCRTYEIPRHPGITEQHEELSILYRAALVTIDGFSLFQSLRACRNQVARAAAAGSDVIQPPPLAYKKWGLQDMETIVDHSSVGIMTLCVFDQMKNASILGGFNASVKGSPPAMSQYVTVGGGPYTGFYYAVEGSSQPLLSHVALAVASKLTSALFSAASGWLGWNKSKSEEEVVQKQKPKVEPATPMSIRFGLPDSRRHGESICLSPCNMLAGVTDDFGRVTLLDLARGISIRMWKGYRDAQLGWLQVPEEQGDREFSPSTSLPRRHALFLVIYAPRRGILEVWGMQQGPRVGAFTVGKHCRLLYAGYRLMGVNSVTSQGWQLHTQQVCLLDPITGALRTVNIPFHLALSDKKSERAKDMHLLKRLTAILRNREVEPDILESEARSVLLDIKHPAIKKQALESLLSNKNVPVSCLTNITRALHDTLKQQDPEEVDPALIQLCSSQLKLLQLYTGIQHLHSTADVEACSKNQDSLRGIEDELSRVRPTLQRYAQLTSRPSVSFAQDSPDSPLPAQAFLSQMEYTEDGKLRVIRMAEPEWNKLGNFMFWGCLCGKSPLHKVCDTLQQAGISPQQLLSLLLSVWLQREKEVLQKPEETVRNLHTLLITLSNMTGAVEESWDPQSVSPWWQQVRCTCIQSHNAAAALLAAFVAHHAAKASIASRADSKLQSEWEAVSLELEQWVVCVRQLEDVLVLQTLLLVPPPQGAAGGAAAQCSIKTLLEGGTGGVADSVAKWVFRHSLPPERLKEILQKREDKEAEDKLEQKTGEDRKQQQEEKSQEDTDRTAELLVAVCQRFPHSLSPDLLFAHCCWEYVVQWNKDPEEGRYLCWAVEHLKLVSSPHIQLGISTMMWSTFIVKRLSAAAFLMEKVGKAPKDRLCRRDVGMGDKAVTSFLGCCVQLLQILMEADSAVEEVSAPELSVEEAWCSAEGPVSIAELALEQKGVHYPLVQHHCLLASLLHAAMTFTLRVKPLSLFDSKGKNAFFRDLTTIQLMPSGDMDPCLISIRQEFLLRVLTSWVQAIDDSYSLASGTRSPPLPSSGPSAEWWPTLCLELGCLLQVNPDILRRHLVCELYNQNLDLRAEDVMLEVEDKDVLGSQLLVLTGQRLSYALLHSQSQTQAAMELLARLPPTLCTWLKAMDPSELRCPLVPLSQTSRLVGRLIEILPENHAQYSLALHLLEAVEALTLDN